The following are encoded together in the Bradyrhizobium genosp. L genome:
- a CDS encoding response regulator: protein MAVDLSMPVLVVDDYSTMIRIIRNLLKQLGFENIDDASDGSAALNKMRGKKYGLVISDWNMEPMTGYDLLKEVRADPNLATTPFIMITAESKTENVIAAKKAGVNNYIVKPFNAATLKTKIEAVFPDMATA, encoded by the coding sequence ATGGCGGTTGATTTGTCCATGCCGGTTCTGGTGGTTGATGACTACAGCACCATGATCCGCATCATCCGGAATCTTCTCAAGCAGCTCGGGTTCGAGAATATCGACGACGCCTCCGACGGCTCGGCGGCGCTGAACAAGATGCGCGGCAAGAAATACGGCCTGGTGATTTCCGACTGGAATATGGAGCCGATGACCGGCTACGACCTGCTCAAGGAAGTCCGCGCCGATCCCAATCTGGCGACCACGCCCTTCATCATGATCACGGCGGAATCCAAGACCGAGAACGTGATCGCGGCCAAGAAGGCAGGCGTCAACAACTACATCGTCAAGCCGTTCAACGCCGCCACGCTGAAGACCAAGATCGAGGCGGTCTTCCCCGACATGGCGACGGCGTAA